One part of the Flavobacterium johnsoniae UW101 genome encodes these proteins:
- a CDS encoding membrane protein: MDTTLTTLVLSAITISCLHTASGPDHYLPFIVLSRSRKWSITKTVWLTIVCGLGHILSSVVLGLIGVVVGWQLSKLSMFQDVRGNVSGWCLLLFGLVYFIWGLRSAYLNKPHKHFEVYNDEDIYVYEHRHGEVVAPQSRIKITPWILFVIFVMGPSEPLVPLLFYSGVRRSSIEVIILIVVFAVFTVLTMLIMVLIGCYGYSFFKTDKLERYVHAIGGGVVTICGIGMVFLGW; encoded by the coding sequence ATGGATACTACATTAACTACGCTGGTATTATCAGCTATTACAATAAGCTGTCTGCACACAGCATCAGGGCCGGATCATTATCTGCCATTCATTGTATTATCAAGATCCAGAAAATGGTCCATAACAAAAACGGTCTGGCTTACTATTGTCTGCGGTCTTGGACACATATTAAGTTCTGTTGTACTGGGACTTATTGGGGTTGTGGTAGGCTGGCAGTTATCAAAATTGTCTATGTTTCAGGATGTGAGAGGAAATGTTTCGGGCTGGTGTTTACTGCTGTTTGGTCTTGTTTATTTTATCTGGGGATTAAGAAGCGCTTATCTAAACAAACCCCACAAACATTTTGAGGTATATAATGATGAGGATATATATGTGTATGAACATAGACATGGCGAAGTAGTTGCTCCTCAAAGCCGAATCAAAATTACACCCTGGATTTTGTTTGTTATTTTCGTTATGGGACCCAGTGAACCTCTTGTACCGTTATTATTTTATTCGGGAGTGCGCCGATCTTCAATAGAAGTAATCATTTTAATTGTTGTTTTTGCAGTCTTTACAGTTCTTACCATGCTTATCATGGTGCTGATAGGGTGTTATGGTTACTCTTTTTTCAAAACAGACAAACTAGAGCGTTATGTGCATGCAATTGGCGGCGGAGTCGTGACAATATGCGGTATTGGAATGGTATTTCTAGGATGGTAA
- a CDS encoding urease accessory protein UreD, giving the protein MINKLNIVSGFKEGRSYLKDAFFTRPFRIADIKEDKTDPSLYLMLMSSSPGILDNDHYDINIQIESESRLMLESQSYQRLFNMQNGAVQQMNVSLADKSTFSYVQHPIVPHEQSIFKAYNVFNLTDNCSLTVGEIITCGRKHSGEVFLFSKFQNLTEVFHNGKLVVKDNVLLQPLLADVQTLGQMEGFTHQATLMYINTGIEDVESCIELAYAELQSEENIAFGVSKPFANGMIVRVLGNGGEQLYNAFRKIQRKLWIAEEKLNIKSQVTDLAENYI; this is encoded by the coding sequence ATGATCAATAAACTAAATATTGTTAGTGGATTTAAAGAAGGACGTTCTTATCTAAAAGATGCCTTCTTTACCCGCCCTTTTCGCATAGCAGATATAAAAGAAGACAAAACAGATCCTTCTCTTTATCTGATGCTGATGAGCTCTTCTCCCGGAATACTCGATAATGATCATTATGATATAAACATTCAAATCGAATCTGAAAGCCGTTTAATGCTAGAGTCTCAATCGTATCAAAGATTGTTTAATATGCAGAACGGTGCTGTACAGCAAATGAATGTTTCATTAGCAGACAAAAGTACTTTTAGTTATGTGCAGCATCCCATTGTACCTCACGAGCAGTCTATTTTTAAAGCATATAATGTCTTTAATCTTACAGATAATTGCAGTCTGACTGTGGGAGAGATCATTACTTGCGGCCGAAAACATTCTGGAGAAGTATTTCTTTTTTCAAAATTCCAAAATCTAACCGAAGTATTTCATAATGGAAAATTGGTAGTTAAAGATAATGTGCTTTTGCAGCCACTTTTGGCAGATGTTCAAACTTTAGGACAGATGGAAGGTTTTACACATCAGGCAACTCTTATGTATATCAATACTGGAATTGAGGATGTTGAATCGTGTATTGAATTGGCTTATGCCGAACTGCAGTCTGAAGAAAATATTGCTTTTGGAGTTTCCAAGCCTTTTGCAAATGGCATGATAGTACGTGTTTTGGGCAATGGCGGAGAACAGCTTTATAATGCATTTCGTAAAATACAGCGTAAGCTTTGGATAGCAGAAGAGAAATTGAATATTAAAAGTCAGGTGACTGATCTTGCTGAAAATTATATCTAA
- the ureG gene encoding urease accessory protein UreG has protein sequence MKERNYIKIGIAGPVGSGKTALIERLSRKLMNEYSIGVITNDIYTKEDAEFLTKNSMLPKERIIGVETGGCPHTAIREDASMNLEAVEEMASRFPEIEIILIESGGDNLSATFSPDLADISIFVIDVAEGDKIPRKGGPGITRSDLLVINKIDLAPYVNADLGVMERDARKMRNGQPFVFTNLMSLQGLDVVIGWIKKYALLENIEEPQLVR, from the coding sequence ATGAAAGAAAGAAATTATATCAAAATTGGAATAGCCGGACCAGTTGGTTCAGGAAAAACGGCTTTAATTGAACGTTTGTCTCGCAAATTGATGAACGAATACAGCATTGGAGTAATCACAAACGATATTTATACAAAAGAAGATGCTGAATTCCTTACTAAAAATAGTATGCTTCCTAAAGAGCGTATCATTGGTGTAGAAACAGGAGGATGCCCGCACACTGCCATTCGTGAAGATGCAAGTATGAATCTGGAAGCAGTAGAAGAAATGGCTTCACGCTTTCCTGAAATTGAAATTATATTAATTGAAAGCGGCGGTGATAACCTGTCGGCTACTTTTAGTCCTGACCTGGCAGATATAAGCATATTTGTAATTGATGTTGCCGAAGGAGATAAAATTCCACGTAAAGGGGGACCTGGAATTACAAGATCAGATTTACTTGTAATTAATAAAATTGACCTTGCTCCTTATGTAAATGCAGATCTTGGAGTTATGGAACGTGACGCCAGAAAAATGCGAAACGGACAGCCTTTTGTTTTTACAAATCTTATGAGTCTTCAAGGACTTGATGTTGTTATAGGCTGGATTAAAAAATATGCCTTACTGGAAAATATAGAAGAACCGCAGCTGGTTCGATAA